A window of Pseudomonas monteilii contains these coding sequences:
- a CDS encoding aquaporin (involved in the transport of glycerol into the cell), with the protein MTNTAPTLRAQCLAEFLGTALLIFFGTGCVAAMKVAGAGFGLWEISIVWGIGVSMGIYLTAGISGAHLNPAVSIALWLFAGFERRKVPFYILAQVLGAFCSAALVYTLYSNLFFDFEQSHGMVRGSVESLELASIFSTYPNAALGVGQAFLVEVVITAILMGVIMALTDDNNGLRRGPMAPLLIGLLIAVIGSAMGPLTGFAMNPARDFGPKLMTFLAGWGEVSLTGGRDIPYFLIPIVAPILGACLGAAAYRGMIARHLPSVALEPEQADAARVNTPVS; encoded by the coding sequence ATGACGAATACCGCTCCTACCCTACGGGCCCAGTGCCTGGCCGAGTTTCTCGGCACTGCCCTGCTCATCTTCTTCGGCACCGGCTGCGTGGCGGCCATGAAAGTCGCCGGCGCCGGCTTCGGACTCTGGGAAATCAGCATCGTCTGGGGCATCGGCGTGAGCATGGGCATCTACCTGACCGCGGGCATTTCCGGTGCTCACCTGAACCCGGCCGTCAGCATCGCGCTGTGGCTGTTCGCCGGCTTCGAGCGACGCAAGGTGCCTTTCTACATCCTGGCCCAGGTGCTGGGCGCCTTCTGCTCGGCGGCGCTGGTGTACACCTTGTACAGCAACCTGTTTTTCGATTTCGAACAAAGCCATGGCATGGTGCGGGGCAGCGTCGAGAGCCTCGAGCTGGCCTCGATCTTCTCCACCTATCCCAACGCCGCCCTGGGTGTCGGCCAGGCCTTCCTGGTCGAGGTGGTCATCACGGCCATCCTGATGGGGGTGATCATGGCCCTGACCGATGACAACAATGGGCTGCGCCGCGGTCCGATGGCCCCGCTGCTGATCGGCCTGCTGATCGCAGTGATCGGCAGTGCCATGGGCCCGCTGACCGGCTTTGCCATGAACCCGGCGCGGGACTTCGGCCCCAAGCTGATGACGTTCCTGGCCGGCTGGGGCGAGGTGAGCCTGACCGGCGGCCGCGACATTCCCTACTTCCTGATACCGATCGTCGCGCCGATCCTCGGTGCCTGCCTGGGGGCTGCGGCCTACCGTGGCATGATTGCGCGCCACTTGCCGAGCGTGGCCCTCGAGCCTGAGCAGGCCGATGCGGCCCGTGTGAATACCCCTGTTTCCTGA